The proteins below are encoded in one region of Amycolatopsis acidiphila:
- the yaaA gene encoding peroxide stress protein YaaA — MLVLLPPSETKAPGGDGPPLNLDELSHPELTPVRAKLADALVDLAGDVPASLDALGLSPRQEDEVARNAALWSSPTLPALERYTGVLYDALDIGSFTKAQLAKAQRRLAVASALFGIARGGDRIPAYRLSGGTSLPSLGALRTLWRPVLEPVFAGMDELIVDLRSGAYAALARIPSAVTVRVVTATGRTISHHNKAYKGMLAAALAKGSREPSTVEALLTAASKAGFDVKRTGEQEIDLVIVH, encoded by the coding sequence GTGCTCGTGCTGCTGCCCCCTTCCGAGACCAAGGCACCCGGCGGGGACGGCCCGCCGCTGAACCTCGACGAGCTCTCCCACCCCGAGCTCACGCCCGTCCGCGCGAAGCTCGCCGACGCGCTCGTGGACCTCGCCGGCGACGTGCCCGCCAGCCTCGACGCACTGGGCCTGTCCCCACGGCAGGAGGACGAAGTCGCCCGCAACGCCGCACTCTGGTCTTCGCCGACGCTGCCCGCGCTCGAGCGCTACACCGGCGTCCTCTACGACGCACTCGACATCGGCAGCTTCACCAAGGCGCAGCTCGCCAAGGCCCAGCGGCGGCTCGCCGTCGCGTCCGCGCTGTTCGGCATCGCGCGCGGCGGCGACCGCATCCCCGCCTACCGCCTCTCCGGCGGCACGTCACTCCCCTCGCTCGGCGCCCTCCGCACGCTCTGGCGTCCCGTGCTCGAACCCGTTTTCGCCGGGATGGACGAGCTGATCGTGGACCTGCGCTCCGGTGCGTACGCCGCACTCGCCCGTATCCCGAGCGCCGTCACCGTGCGCGTGGTCACTGCGACCGGCAGGACGATCAGTCACCACAACAAGGCGTACAAGGGAATGCTCGCCGCCGCGCTCGCGAAGGGTTCCCGCGAACCGTCCACTGTGGAAGCCCTGCTCACCGCCGCCTCGAAGGCGGGCTTCGACGTGAAGCGCACCGGCGAGCAGGAGATCGACCTCGTCATCGTGCACTGA